The genomic interval CATCCTCCCTTAGAATGGATTGAATTAGTTCACACTCCAGAATACGTGCAAGCTTACTGCGAAGGCACATTAAACAGCAAAGCCCAAAGAAGAATTGGATTACCTTGGAGTCCAGCCTTAGCTAATCGCACCTGTATTGCCATAGGCGGTACTATTTTGACAGCCCAATTAGCATTAACGCACGGTTTAGCTTGCAATACTGCGGGAGGAACACATCACGCCTTTCCCAATTATGGATCTGGTTTTTGTATTTTTAACGATTTAGCCATAGCTGCCCGGGTTTTGCAAAACATGGGGCTAATTCAAAAAGTTTTAATTGTAGACTTAGACGTACATCAAGGAGATGGTACCGCTTTAATTTTTCAGGAAGATCAGAGCGTTTTTACCTTTTCCATGCACTGTGAAGTAAATTTTCCCGGTACTAAGCAAAAAAGTGACCTTGATGTTCCCTTACCAGAAGGCATGGAAGACGACGCATATTTACAAACCTTAGCTAGCTATTTGCCGGATTTACTCAGCCAAGTTAAGCCAGATTTAGTATTATATGATGCAGGAGTTGATACTCATTTAGCCGATCGCTTAGGT from Phormidium ambiguum IAM M-71 carries:
- a CDS encoding histone deacetylase; amino-acid sequence: MDLPLIYHHDYIAPLPEGHRFPMSKFRQLYELLLTDRIAKPQQFHAPKHPPLEWIELVHTPEYVQAYCEGTLNSKAQRRIGLPWSPALANRTCIAIGGTILTAQLALTHGLACNTAGGTHHAFPNYGSGFCIFNDLAIAARVLQNMGLIQKVLIVDLDVHQGDGTALIFQEDQSVFTFSMHCEVNFPGTKQKSDLDVPLPEGMEDDAYLQTLASYLPDLLSQVKPDLVLYDAGVDTHLADRLGKLALTDTGIYRREMQVLSTCIAKGYPVACVIGGGYADDLKSLVYRHSLIHRAASETYHRYHL